The Raphanus sativus cultivar WK10039 chromosome 6, ASM80110v3, whole genome shotgun sequence sequence aaattgcaaaatagtgaactttaaaatttcgattataagattacaaattataaaactattacaatttaaatccaattagattacatatcggtcatccatcagttcaatcggttagtctcgggttttagtgattttttaatatgaatattttaaaaacataaattgaattgtcagatctccggattaaccggtataatcacaatcgggttgaatttaaaaatactgatttaaatgcaaaaatattttaaatacacactctttaaaaataaccaaaatatttgttaaattattagtgaaatttttcatcgtaaaatattccgcgcttcaaaagcgcgggtcaaaatctagtatctcTTAAATAAGACATATCCTTTGTgtctttttactttttcttctttttttaatccTATAAAACACTTAAGGTGTTCccgataaagatgctcttagcCCTGTGTAGTGTAACTAATGAGGGGCATTTTGCATTTTGACTGTCGTCTATCTCCTCGGCTCGGATCCTCTGAAAGGAAGAGAGGTCTAGGACCCATAAGACATTATACATAGTGCAGTGCTCTTTCCTAAAAAGCTTTGGATGCTTTCAtaataaggaaaaaaataaaagtataaatagAGTGAGTAGTTTGGTCGCTGGAGAAAAAAGAATGTCAAACCTTTTAATTTGACAATATCtatcttttacaaaataataattggcttgattaataaatatatttgtttatttgtttgggGTGCCAACTTTTATTTTAGCAATAGGCATGGAGCAAAAGAATGCCCCACTTGGCCAAGTCCACTTACTCTTGTTCTCATGTCACACATTACATACAATTCTTGATTTCccaaattttcaatatattttttatcctcctttcaatatttttttattggtctCATTTTTCACCATTGATATACTTCTTTCTggagctatatatatatacaaatggaGGTGTAGCTAAATGCTTGCATTTCTCGTTTTACATGTTAACAAGGGTATTTGGACCTTCAAGGTGTTAGAGAGATGCCACCAAACAAATAATATACAAAGCATAATTGCCTTTTCTCGGTAAAGTCTGGTCTCCATTTGGCTTATGTGCCACGATCTGgcaattttgaaaaataatagtaaaaagtCGGTAAAAATTTGAAAGAAAGATGTAAATCATGTGTAGGGGCATACTTTGAGCAAaactgaagcaaaaaaaaaaagcaagaaatagtaaaaaattggaaagaaacatgttataaaattatttatttttgttcttttaaccTTTTAActaagttttcttttataaaatagaataaagcAATGATGAATACTTAGATCAAATTACTGTTTGTCTTTGTGTTGATGGCGCTGCGGAAAGATTGATATACTTACATTGAATCATCAGTCTATCTAATTGTACACtacattttatgaaatatacatttaattaaGACAATCTGTGTatgaaatatacatttattaaataCTTATGGACTGGccgattttttttatttaaatccaTTCAGTCATCACTCATATCAGATAATATCGAGCAGGAAATGAAAGCTGATTAGGGTGATCGTACCATCGTTAAATACTTAATATATCAACTCTACATAGTATCGCAACTACCAACATAATCTCACTATATTCTCAATTAATAAGTACGATGCAAAGTATAATGGTTGGTCAGAGTTGGATCAAAATCAGAGATACAAGATTTACATGGATACTTCCAAATGGGTttatataatactaaaatatatctCTATAACTATAATAAATGACGTTCGTTAACTACAAATTAAACCacatactatttttttaaaaattattgttgtgtagtttataaaattatatgcaACAACAATGCATCCATATATAATAGCTTAGCagaatttatttatatatatatttattgtaatGTAGCTTATAAACTAGATaactaacaaaaacaaaactagataactaagagcaaaaaaaaaactagataaCTAAGAGCATCTTCAATGGTGGAAATATCCActtcattttttattaataaaaacattaatagtttttatttatttttgtattttgtataaaaaagttattcaattaaaaaattaaaatcggTTCTCTAAAGTTATACTGTAAAAAccttttcttatatatttttttggtttttgattttttaaaatttttaatcagTTAGAACCCCATCAAGAACTTACCGATGGGGTTGGCCTAACAACAATAAAGCATTCATAATAGCTAACCAAGCTTTATTTTAAGCTCCAGATATACAACACAAAACTCAAAAGTAAACCTAAAACAAAACCtgagtttactccataaatgggaAATGGACGCAGCAATGATACTGAAATCACATAGTGGAAGGAAAGGCACATATGTCTTTTTACACCACTCTATGGAATGAAACCCTATTTTTGACGCACGTCTTCTTCTTGCTTTGCTTCAGTCTCACATCTCTCTCCCTTCTATTCCTATTGTGTTCGGAGAGAGACAGAGGTGGAGAGAGGGACCCATGCATGGGCATAATAGAGGTGTAAAGTCAGGCATGGATAGAAAGGAAGTCTCCAAGTTTGATAGGCTGCTCATACATATATCGTATCCACAATATAATATTCGccatatatacatatagtaaTTATAAGTGGGATCAAAGGTTGTGATCCTTGTGGATATAACTCGCCATGAGGTTAACAATTGAGCTTATTATAAAAGACGTAGCACAAATATAATTTCTCCATTATGTCATCTGACATCATCGAACTTGATTTAAAGAATCACGAAGAAGATTAGAAGAGGATCGTTTCCATCAAATAAGGGATCCGTTAGTCAGAAGCTTTTAATATTCTATCAATGAATGGAGCCGTTGGTCATAATAATCACATAGCCTTGAATTTATATCTCAACCAAGTTATATATACGGATCTACCGCTGATTAATGGTGTGATCTCACATCTCAGTAAATAGTATACCAAGAAGAGTTGCGAGTTGGTTTCAATTCTACTAGTCTTAACTATGCTCTATCTAACAAGAAGGGATTGCGAGTTGGCATcatcatctatatatatatcaaagatTCAAAACTTGAATTTTGTTCTTAGCGATACTAAAAGGTATTTTTATCAACATAGAATCGAGATGCAGATTGTGCGAAATGGTATGCTGCTTGATCAATGTAGCTAAAGGAATATATTAGACGTTCCATCGCATAGAGCAGATCCCACACCTCAAAACCAATGAATATGACGAAAAATGCATTACAGTTCTCTCTTCACCAATATGAAACTTTCTTTGCAAGCATTCCATATAATCTGAGTTATATATATCTTCACTCACACCCAACTTGTGTACCATACTTTTCTACACACACACGACACCACTTTAAGAGCTTATGATGCAGTCGACGTTTGGAAGCATTTCAAAAATGTATCTTGTATtcttgttatttattttatgttattaaatataatttgctttctttcttttttctctaaTAAGAGAAAACATTTTGTCTTCATTTGTCTTACACttgtcttttctaaaaaaatgttGAAGTACagattttatatgttatttatttttaaagtttccAATTTTATGGTTCACAAGTTTATATGAGATTTTTTATGTCAACGCCAGCAAATCCCTCAGTAaattataacatattttaattatgtcaTTTTTTAGAATTTTGCTAAAGAACATCATATCATAAATTTGACATGATTAGTGAGCaaattgataatatatctatttataactTTAAGAgaacttcatattttaattgtCAATATTTTCCTAACATAGAGACGCGCGAAGGAAACACATGTCTCATTActttagttttgtttaaaaaGTGTTTGAAAATTTCAACTGTCTAACTTCAAAGAGAGTAACTAAAAGCGCAATAAGCCAATACCCAACCTTCCGTCAGAAGCTGTCTGAAAAACAAAGCAATGCTTTTAAGGAACCTTATTAAAtccaaatttataaacaaatactACTATATAGAAAAGGAGCAAGACAACAAAACATGACTTGAGAAATATAAATTGTCTGGAAATGAAATGATTATGCTTAGTGCACAGTAAAGTGAAAATTTAAGAATTAATATTCTACCTAACGAATGTGGTAGAACAAAAGATTCAAATTAAGGTTATGAATGGTAAATAGTCGAGTGCGGTTTTTAATGCGTTTTTTGGAAAACCCGTACATAGTTACCAATCATATTTTCCATTGTAAAAAGGcgttttttaaagaaaaataaagtaaatcCGCGAATAGTTTTCGAGACAGCAAAAACAACTTGTTCGGGGAATTCCGCACTGTGAAACTCGACCGCacggtgttcaaaaaaaaaaaaaaaaaaaaaaaagaaactcgaCCGCACATAAAACCCTGTGGTTCAATAGAAAAACACACCAGATTAGTATTTgtctatttatttatacttctttttgtcacatttttttgtcacaaatactttataataaaagctgtatatatatatttcaacacTTGAAAGAAAACGAGGACGTGTCTTCACTCCACAATCATACAACATTCAAAAGAGAAAAATTGaattgtgttctttttttttgtgcacagaatttttatttacatttacattCACAGAACAAAGCAAGTGTTTTAATTTAAAGCTATAATGTTTTTTTAGAAAGCtggtttaaatttattattttatatacaggataattaatttattcacataatataattaaaataaaatgattacaaactaataaatatattaagcTATCCAAATTATTAAGGTTAACAAATATTATGAAAGGATATTTACTGACACTAAAATGTTTaaagttatagttttttttttttttttgtcatcaaccatacagactcatatagattCTGCGGACCAAACTGggaactctgcatccatgtgaacgacgaaagacgattgttgtctggcactgcgcGCTAGACGAAATATATTAAGCTATCCATGTTTAAAgttatagtttatttaatataaattacaaGATAATTGTTTATGAAAAAGCTAAATTCTAAAACTATTGTTAGTTTTCTTtaagtaaatttataaaataatgattagttggataaaaataaaaatcttaaaattttagtttacatGATGTTAATTACATGATAACATAATATTTACAAAAGCATAGTTCAGTCAGAAAAATACAAGGTCcataattattatgtaaaattcAAGAAGacagtttatatattaaaaaaatattttaaatttcatttccAGAAAATATGTATGTttcatacttttttattttagaatatacctactatgttaatatattatttagatttttaaatatattcagtattttataatattattatttttaattaaataactattCAATACCGCAAATATGTATTGTCACCAATCAAACAATATTCTGCACCGCTTTTTACATAAAACCGCAGTTGTAACGTACCGCACTTCAATTCCGCACGAACCGCAGTTACACCGCACCGCACTTTAATTCCGCACCGCTTTTCTCACCAAATCCGCTGTTACCATTCGGACCCTAAGAATGAACATTAAGTCTTACTTGAACTAGTTCTATTCAAACACATTTCCAtcaatcaaaattttttttttttttttttttaacagggaTATTCCGCAACCCTTAGACCCGTAGACACTTCCGTAGTTTTCCGCAACCCATAGGCCCGTAGTCACTTCCGTAGCTTTCCGCAATCCTTAGGCCCGTAGTCACCCCTGGCCCGAAACCAGCCGTTGCTAATACCCATTACCCAAGGGCCCAGCACCAACGCCGCGCTTAAATTTAAACTTGGGGTGGGCGTAAAGCATTTCGTGGCCCAtcaatcaaaattaaataactgTTCTCAAAAACAACAGAATTATATTCTAAAAGCACCGTTTAttctttggtttgtttttagttttagagTACCATATTTGTATTGTGTTTAATTTTAGTatgattttcttaattaatttgaaattttaggtttttagtttttagtttttgaatggTAAAAAAACAATTCGAACGGTGCAACAGATCATGTATATCAAATATACTAAATGCATATCAAAtagatctaaaattttattatagcTTATATAGTAAAAACAgttcaaatataacatatatgtttaaacaataaaattataataaaagaacaaaacacatgatatataaatataatacataaacaaCAATAAATATTGTAAGAAAACcatatttgtgattttaaatcaaaatatgtaaaaatattagcaATTAGCAAAATATATCTCTctcattaatatataaaatagaatattatatatttacataatatatttgtaattcAAAACacatcatataaatataatagtttaaattatatgacaaaaacaaaaggataagtaaataaaaaataatagtttatgtATTAATAAAGTTATAGGTAGAATATAATAGAATATtgtatttccaaaaatatataaatatattttaaagttaactATTTATACCAAAATCATTTATtggcaaaaaaataaatgaacaaCACTAAATATATAGCCAGTGAAATCTACGAcaatctctttgttttttttcaaaaaaaaattgtattgcATGCagactttcttttttttttgaaaaagatttttctATTTAAGTGCATGTAGATTTTTTCACTagatacatttaaaaaataaaataaaaaagctgAATAGTGATTTTAATTTGGGAGGAATGCTcatatttccttttcttttgtgCCTGCAACGTAGTGAGCATTCAAACTCTGTATTTAACCCTCAATCAGAGTCAGGGGCGAAGCCAGGATCATTTTCTAGTGGGTGCACAAACTACAAAAATACTGTAAGGGGGTGCACTTAGGCACTAAGCCATCACAAGTCACAACTAACAGATTTTATGTGACTATTTACATACTAAATAAGtgttattcaaaatattatggGTGCATGTGCCACCATAGTTGCTGTACTAGCTTCACCCCTGATCAAAGTCAAAACCATAGCAAACAAAGCTTAAGAACATTGGTTAAGTTTTCCAAAACATCAATTCATTGCCAAAGAAGATTTGTTTTTGGTACAGACAATACATTTCAATCACACTATTCATTCCGTGCCCAGTTGCATTTCTAATAACTAAAACAAAGCCACCACCCTATCTGTTCCAAGCAATAAATAACCTATACACAGTCTACAGAGAGGGTCCAAAACAGAGTATTGTACTGATACAAACATCCAcccaaaatataaaactaaacatgTGGTTGTTGTGCATGAACTTTCACTCAAGATCTACCATTAGCAGCCATGGCTGACTTCTCAGACCTGAGGCTGGAACTTGCTTCTGAAGTGTTCTCATCAGAGgttgcctcctcctcctcctcctccttctctttaCGCGCaccattcttcttcttggcaTTGAGAAACCGGCCTCCACATCCTCTTGGCCGGTTTATCGCATGCAAATGCCGAGATTCATGCATATACGGCTGAAAACACAAGTAGATAAGAACACATATCAGGGAAGGAACCAACCAAACAAATCACAGGTGTTAACTTCACCTTCTTTGACTTCATGGCTCTGTTCCGAGCCTCAAGTTTTGCCCTGGATTGCCTACGCCTGAGTATACCGTGGTACTGCTTTGCGTTAACAAAAACAGGCTCCTCGACTGCATCACACTGTAATGGAACCACTTGTTGATGCATTCCCATTAACTGCATTTGAACCTGGAAAACAAAAACCCttacaaaagtaaaacaaaagcTTCAGAAGACAAGACAACGAGGCTGGAGTGATAGTAATACATACCCCAGGATATGGATGTGGAAGATACGCTTGGTGTGCAAAGACGCTTCTGTAGTAAGGATCTGGATACGGGTAGAGCCCATGCGCCTTCAAAACAAACACCATAGCATAAGTATTACTTGTAACTCAATACTATTCCATTGTAAAGCAGTCAATGTTTACAATCATTCGGCACTAACTCTAAATTTGCAGAATAATAACAGGAccaaaagaaatcaaaatattCCTGTCTGAATTAGCTCAATCTTTTCATTTTTGACATTGTAATTTGTAAGTATCAAAGCAAAAGCTTGTAGCATAGCATGTATAGATAAAGAGAGATGTTAATAACTCTTATATGACAAAGGCAGGAGAATCACTTGAAACTAAACCAAACATCACATAACAGAAAGCAAGATCACACGAAACTTAACGAAAACATCACATAGCAGAACGCAAGATTCTCGAGGCTTAGTTTAGGGATGAGGGAAATTACCATCGGCTCTGAGTAGACGGAGCTTGTATCTATAGATTCAGAACACGGTCCTGAAGGAGCCGGGGGTGGGGTTTGGGAATCTGGACGTTCTTGCTTCTTGTGACTTTCATTGTTATCTAGCAAATCAAACATACCACCAAGAATCAGCTTAAAGAAGAACAAAACCAGAGCATAAGAGGACTaggaagaaagaaacaaaaaccagAGAGCTCATGCACTGAAGAAGTCATGTCTCATGAAGACTGTCCTTAATCCAAGTTACAAGTCTCAAAGCTCCAATGAACAAACTGTAACACCAAAGCAAAACAAAGTCAGTACACGAAGCTCGTGGAAGCCAAAAGCTTGAGAATTTAATCACAACCCATCAATCTTAACCCTCTAATTTCACAAATTCACACACACAGCAAAAGCATTACCCAGAAAACAAGATTGCAGTAGTACAAGAGCCACCAAAgctagaatttttaaaaattcgtggtgggaaaacaacaaaagaattacctggattttataataaaaatgttcaAGCTGATGCAATCTCTGGATCTTACTTAccctcacaaaaaaaaaatcgataaaggtctctcctttctctttttctttttttttttttcttttggctcTTAAAGAAGAGACGAATTGACCAAACAGAGGGCCTGCCGTTTCACAGATTAACCTTTACACTTCAGAGCGTTCTTCTACAACATTCATAGACACTATGCCGTTTTTTTGTCACTCGCACTGGATAGGTCAACTCTAGAAACTTTGAAACTTATGGAGTGACAAAGAGAGACGATGCGTAACGctatgtaataaataattagaagGCAATTGCCATTAGGACAAGTGGCGAACGGAAGAGACAGCCATTAGTAGGTAAGGACGGGCGGATCTGAAATAGCTGCCCGAATATCTTCTCATTTTGCTCATCTCCACTAGTTTCACTTGGCCCTACCTCTGCCCGTTGCCCTTGCAATATCTTTCGTTTGTGTGAGTCATCAATCATGGAAGCTTCCGGTACGGTTCGTTTCGGTCGAATCTGAGGTGCGTTAAACCAGGTGTGGTATTCAACTAGTATACACTAGTAGCATCATATTATAATATCTTCAACTAGTATATACTAGTAGCATCAAATTTGGTCTTTCTCCAGATAAATGTGCAattgtaatcatattttgaaatttagttTTGCAATTGTAATCATcgtatatttaaatttagttaaagGCTCAGGATGTTAGTCTTTCTTTGTCTTCTTAAAAACATATGTACATTCTTTATATATCTTGTTGCAGATTATTTGGTTATGTACTGTTTAAACTGAAAAATGTGTAATGTGTTGTTTGATCACTGATCTTATAATACTATTGGATTACACATTTCCCAAGTATAAAAACATCAACTAATCAAAGGCAAATATATTGAACTTACAATAAGAACGGTAAGAGCATCACTAACCCTAGATACACATTAGGAtctcttaataatttttttaattattaaatgttaGTTAAAAGATTTATTTAAGAGATACCAATATTTATGTATTCTAATGCTAGTCTCTTAATTAAGGGTTcttaaaaaaatacacaataCTTGACAAGAATACACAAGAAGACTAAGTTTATAAGCTTCAGTGccacaaaaccaaaacaatatcCTAGTCCGTGATTACACACGGAAGCTCCCAATGTTCCACTCTTTTAAGCAAAAACCAGAGCAAATGATTCTATACTAAATCATGGTCTAGTTCTAGTTCCAACAAAGTATTAAAAACTTATCATAAACATCAGAGATGGAATCCAGCAGTCGATTAAAGCAACAAACTTTCATTTCAATCCTCAGCAtatgaacaaaaaaacagagcaaaagatTCTATGAGTTGTAACAAGAACCTGATGTTTCATGCTTCAATGAGTTCTGTTAAACGCCTATGCTTCACTTCCTCTGGAAAGAGATTTTACCAAACAATCTCCTTCtctttatcatcatcttcctcttcctcataAGGAACTTTTACACCCAGCAACCAAGGAGAAAAAAGTAGAAATAGTGTAAGAAAATGAGAGAAGAATCATTCAATCCGTGGTGAGATCCATACTTACAAAGTGAACTAACAGAGACGAGAGTGATAGTGGTAAGAACACCAAACGTCAAGAAAGGACTTGTATACTTCAAGTTTATCTTGATATGTTTTCTTCACAATCTTTAGATAGTCAAGTGCATCACTAGTAGTTGGTTTATTTCCAACCATAACTTTCAAATTGGGAATTGCTTAATTATGCAAAAACATATTGAATAATCAATCGACAAGTCTCAATAAGACACTAACTATGTAATCAAATAACCAAATTCTCTAAATCATCTTAAATaccaacaaacacaaacaagCAGCAATAGCAgtaccaaaaaaaaagcaatagcAGCTAGAATCACAAAATATTGCAACAGATCACGACCAAAATTTTGGAATCTAACTTATATTCTCAGATCATTCACACTACATTTCGATAAAAGAATGAAAATTGATCAAAATTCAATTATCGACAAACAAGTGTCCTCTTAACCTCACACAGAATACACAAATACAAGAGTTGAACAATTCTACAGAGAAGACATGATTACGACACGAAATACAACATACTTacgctgatgatgatgatgtatgGGTGTTGTCCTCTCGGGTTCGGTTACCAGACATTCTCCCTTACGAAGGCGCTCCTTCTCTGTACGCGAAAGCCCTCGAGTCTCTGATGAGGATCGAAGCTGCTTCTATTGCGTGACGGTTGACGGTGAGGTAGGAGAATGCACAGATGCCGCACGCGAAACGGAGAAGTGTCCAACAAGATAAGTATATTCCTTTCCCTAGTTAAGAACTGTTCTTTactttaatatcttttttttaattactaattaCTCTAAAAACACCCATAAGAACCCGCAATAAAGATGTTCTAATCTTTTTCACTAAAAGACCATCAAAATTTAAGCATTTAGGACATTGTTTCCGtatattaaaaattaccaaGTCTATTCGTACCACTGTTAAATATTGCTacaaaaatgaatataaagaccatctccaaaaacaaaacagaaaaaaaaaactcaaaaggaTGGAGGACTAATGGAGGGTCTGATAGTGGAAGGCATTTTCAAAAGTCTATCTCTTTCCATCATGTTGATGAAAGAATGCTTAGGCGTTATGGACATCTTGTTCATGTCGTAATCAACATCATCATCCTCGTCCTCTTCATCACTCTCCTCATCCCCGTTCACAATGATTTCagcatcttcctcctcctcctcatcatctTCGTCATAGGTTGGTCTCACCATCGACCAGTAGATGAAATCCCGGGAGATAAAGCTTCAAGATCAGCAAGCCATGAAACCACCATTTAAGATACATGATTTCATTTGAAGAacgagcaaaaaaaaaaaggtgttcAAACCTGTTCGAGCTTTTCAGCAAGCAAGGGTCAAAGGGGAAGAATGTAAGCATCTCAGGCCCTTTAAAAGCACAACGGGAGAGCTCAGACTCAAGTAGATCATCGAAAATGAAGGAGCCTGAGACGACGAAAAGGCCACCTGCTTTAGCTTGTTTAAGGAACTCTGCAACTACCGATGGAAGGCATTCCTATTCCCAAAAACAAAATCGGTTTCAAAGCTTATCATTATGCTTTTGATCCAAACAACATCAGTATGGGATAAGAGTATATAGTTAACCTTCAATGGGTTTAGTGCATGCATTAAAATTGACTCCAATGGTGGTATAAGCTCGGACCGAAAGCGAGGAACATCTAGGATGGATCTCATTCGGAAGCAGAGTACGTACATGATCGCCTGTGTTCGCAGAAAACATGATAAGCAAATGATGAAATGTATTAGTTTGGTGTCTGGTTAGAGCTTGGGATTGAAAAAGCAGTATATACCTACCTGGCATCCGGAGTAGAAAATCCAATGTGCATCAGAGCTAATATCATCATTGCAGGTTCTACAGTAATCCGCACACTCATCTACCAATCTAAAATTTTTTAGACAATAGACACAACATAATCAATTTTTAAGCACACTCTGAAGCTTCGATCAGATCATACATTTATATTTGAGGTAacattttttttagtaaataaCCTTTTCAACACGCTAGCCACGTAGGAAACTGGCAAAAACTTCCCGCGAGCCAAGTAGCTAGCTAGATAAGCCATCGCATTCATcctgttattaaaaaaaaaaaaaggagaaacaaAACCAACAAACCAAGTTTTCATTAGTACGTGAAAGAGCGTATTATGCAGAGAATCGTAACCATAAAAGAGAAGGTGAAACTTGCCTTTTAGGTGGGTTGTTGCTGAAGAGGAAAATGTCAATCAGCTTACTCGCAAATTTCACACCACCGTTTTCAGGATCCAGTGAACATGTATAGAACATCACAAACTGCAGATGAATGCAAAAAAATTAAGTCTAAAAGCATGAGACATCTTCATGTTAGacctttgatatatatattgctGTGAGGGCCTACCtgcaaaatttttattttgtgtgtaTCCAGAAAGAAGTTATCAAATGCCTCGAAGAGCATTTCAAACACCTAGACAAatcatttgcaaaaaaaaaaaaaacagatcagCAATGGAAGGAAAGCAAATGTCAATTGAGTTATTATTATTTGGTGCCCATACCTCATCCAAACAACGAGCACGTTTACATGATTCAAGatggtaaaaaaatatgaccATCAATTTGTCCAAAGacccaaaatcaatatttagaGATCCCACTCGAAcctacaatatatatatatatacacacatcaGAGTCCAAACTGTCATAGAGGAAAGCTAGCAACAGTTAGCTATATACCTCGTCTCCTTCGTTCATAGCATCTTCAACTGCATGTTCAAGTTCCATATCAAAGATGCCTCTACTTGAGTCATCTTGTGGAATACCATCCCAATTAACCCCCAACTACACCCAGGACGTCTCATTCAATATTACAGAGTTACTTAATAGCGTTATTTGTGATAAATAACAATACTATGTGACTTACATCCATATCTCGCAGCCTCTCCATCACCATACTAAAAATGTTGATGCCATGAACTTGTCCGATTGGACTGTTCACCAGCTTTAATAAGTTCTCCACAAATATCTCTACCACCTGCAAAGACGGTAACATTGTTTTGCTTCCCGCTAAAGTTTCTTGCCACCACTAAATAATCGAAAAGGGAAAAGACAAAAACTCACTTGGCTCTCTTTGT is a genomic window containing:
- the LOC108810672 gene encoding uncharacterized protein LOC108810672 codes for the protein MGAAEVLTDPSSLYEANYMGKGDLSDTDMVIAVRKTLASVQHGESDRYDELLETFQATKNSDLAAQLVSALKALSSSVAYLDIKHHQKLLSLVFGMSLWDLEPHVMDAFVGLLISLAVTTGMYVEACLNMLIRHFVPPDWVVQRLSQPRVMKQRRVVLSRVHEALLKIFILCPYATSGIMLPLTKNMAKINKESQVVEIFVENLLKLVNSPIGQVHGINIFSMVMERLRDMDLGVNWDGIPQDDSSRGIFDMELEHAVEDAMNEGDEVRVGSLNIDFGSLDKLMVIFFYHLESCKRARCLDEVFEMLFEAFDNFFLDTHKIKILQFVMFYTCSLDPENGGVKFASKLIDIFLFSNNPPKRMNAMAYLASYLARGKFLPVSYVASVLKRLVDECADYCRTCNDDISSDAHWIFYSGCQAIMYVLCFRMRSILDVPRFRSELIPPLESILMHALNPLKECLPSVVAEFLKQAKAGGLFVVSGSFIFDDLLESELSRCAFKGPEMLTFFPFDPCLLKSSNSFISRDFIYWSMVRPTYDEDDEEEEEDAEIIVNGDEESDEEDEDDDVDYDMNKMSITPKHSFINMMERDRLLKMPSTIRPSISPPSF
- the LOC108806898 gene encoding nuclear transcription factor Y subunit A-4, which encodes MTSSVHELSDNNESHKKQERPDSQTPPPAPSGPCSESIDTSSVYSEPMAHGLYPYPDPYYRSVFAHQAYLPHPYPGVQMQLMGMHQQVVPLQCDAVEEPVFVNAKQYHGILRRRQSRAKLEARNRAMKSKKPYMHESRHLHAINRPRGCGGRFLNAKKKNGARKEKEEEEEEATSDENTSEASSSLRSEKSAMAANGRS